In Salmo trutta chromosome 16, fSalTru1.1, whole genome shotgun sequence, a genomic segment contains:
- the LOC115150833 gene encoding ubiquitin carboxyl-terminal hydrolase CYLD isoform X2, giving the protein MEFKGDGKDKFFIVTRGKARKGFSRGCIGRVEAVMHKGELMGLLYGGGSSGNPKSGDMVKREDTYPLTRHQAQLLLFVSPSSKRLELLCNPQLFSAICVLSQDDLVVVKHKKGHQPGLVRNLMLIGKKENQGDLLMLGFEVEFVDSDQTVSPKKPAPLPLFSAADIIQVVPAHSVGIGPCWKDSYSEGLNRKAVSRINSMPNMGSRERQVRGINHLDQNVTQTPTQSPSHHPFEVGSIVEVTSNTGITVYGVIRWMGVLSENKNDWAGIELDYEVNNCSDGTYGGQQYFTCKEGRALFVPLTKCSPDGRFLCPPSEKETLKATDIPPVIPLEETDENVPPIPESEALSLLVGKMKGIQGHYNSCYLDATLFSLFSSSMTLDSVCHKPAGTEKSISRSLKKDIVNRLRRQGFVPAESVMNFRKQLGCDTFVTEEKDPEEFITILLQRVLCMKSLLKLRSNNNTSQDAYTFQIILDKEQVTQTPTVQQLLDISLLSCGLKFEEIPSCLMVHMPRFGKKYKMFPHIIPSTEFDITDLLYNSPRECFLCGRLAEYECPQCLQDRKLQPGRIKQYCTTCKTQVHTHPSRQSHCPRALAVPAEVPADAPVPRHKMQLFAVLCIHTSHYVSFVKYGPGPRSWLFFDSMADRCGDDQSGYNIPEIRACPEVGDFLSQSEEELARADPSKAGEPVRRLLSDSYMYLYQSASMALYR; this is encoded by the exons ATGGAATTTAAAGGAGATGGGAAGGACAAGTTCTTCATAGTGACACGGGGGAAGGCGAGAAAAGGCTTCTCCAGAGGATGTATCGGCCGTGTGGAAGCAGTGATGCATAAGGGAGAGCTGATGGGACTGTTGTACGGAGGTGGCAGCAGTGGGAATCCTAAGAGCGGGGACATGGTGAAGAGGGAGGACACGTACCCCCTCACCCGACACCAGGCCCAGCTGCTGCTCTTCGTGTCCCCCTCCAGCAAACGCCTAGAGCTCCTGTGTAACCCCCAGCTCTTTTCAGCCATCTGTGTACTGTCTCAGGATGACTTGGTAGTGGTTAAGCACAAGAAAGGTCACCAGCCAGGCCTGGTTCGGAACCTGATGCTGATTGGTAAGAAGGAGAACCAAGGGGACCTGCTGATGCtgggctttgaggttgagtttgtG GACTCTGATCAAACCGTGTCCCCTAAGAAGCCAGCCCCTCTCCCCCTGTTCAGTGCAGCAGACATTATCCAGGTTGTCCCAGCGCACTCTGTAGGCATTGGCCCTTGCTGGAAAGACAGTTATTCAGAGG GTCTAAACAGAAAGGCGGTGTCGCGTATCAACTCCATGCCTAATATGGGATCTCGTGAACGACAAGTGAGAGGTATAAACCATTTAGACCAGAATGTCACCCAAACCCCAACCCAAAGCCCGTCCCACCACCCTTTTGAGGTGGGATCCATTGTGGAGGTAACATCCAACACTGGGATAACTGTATACGGGGTGATCCGTTGGATGGGCGTCCTTTCAGAAAATAAAAACGACTGGGCCGGAATTGAGCTG GATTATGAGGTGAATAATTGCTCAGACGGGACGTATGGAGGCCAGCAGTATTTCACTTGTAAAGAGGGCAGGGCCTTGTTTGTGCCCCTCACAAAGTGCAGTCCAGATGGAAGGTTCTTATGTCCCCCATCTGAAAAGGAGACCCTCAAAGCAACAGATATCCCCCCAG TCATTCCATTGGAGGAAACAGACGAGAACGTCCCCCCTATCCCTGAGTCGGAAGCCCTGTCTTTGCTCGTGGGCAAGATGAAGGGGATCCAGGGGCACTATAACTCCTGCTACCTCGACGCCACTCTCTTCAG TCTGTTCAGCTCGTCGATGACCCTGGACAGTGTTTGCCACAAACCAGCTGGCACAGAAAAGAGCATATCTCGCTCTCTGAAGAAAGACATTGTCAACCGTTTGCGCAG ACAAGGTTTTGTGCCTGCTGAGAGCGTAATGAACTTCCGCAAGCAGCTCGGATGTGACACCTTTGTAACAGAAGAGAAAG ACCCTGAAGAGTTCATCACAATCCTTCTACAGCGGGTGCTTTGCATGAAGTCATTGCTTAAACTCAG GTCGAATAACAACACATCTCAGGATGCCTACACATTCCAGATTATTCTGGATAAGGAGCAGGTGACACAGACTCCCACTGTCCAGCAACTCCTGGATATCTCCTTGCTGTCTTGTGGCCTCAAGTTTGAGGAG ATCCCATCCTGCCTCATGGTCCACATGCCAAGGTTTGGGAAGAAGTACAAGATGTTCCCCCACATTATCCCCTCAACAGAATTTGACATCACAGATCTTCTATACAACT CCCCCCGAGAATGCTTCCTCTGTGGGCGTCTGGCAGAGTACGAGTGCCCCCAGTGCCTACAAGACCGCAAGCTCCAGCCAGGAAGAATCAAACAGTATTGCACTACCTGCAAGACACAG GTGCACACTCATCCCTCTCGGCAGAGCCACTGCCCTAGAGCCCTGGCAGTGCCAGCGGAGGTGCCAGCAGATGCCCCTGTACCTAGGCACAAAATGCAGTTGTTCGCTGTGCTCTGTATCCACACCAGCCACTATGTGTCCTTTGTGAAGTATGGCCCTGGCCCTCGCTCCTGGCTCTTCTTCGACAGCATGGCAGACAGATGTG GTGATGACCAGAGTGGCTACAACATTCCAGAGATCAGGGCTTGTCCTGAGGTGGGTGACTTCCTGTCTCAGTCAGAGGAGGAGCTAGCACGGGCTGACCCCTCCAAGGCTGGAGAGCCTGTCCGCAGGCTGCTGAGTGACTCCTACATGTATTTGTATCAGAGTGCCTCCATGGCACTCTACAGATAA
- the LOC115150833 gene encoding ubiquitin carboxyl-terminal hydrolase CYLD isoform X1, with translation MEFKGDGKDKFFIVTRGKARKGFSRGCIGRVEAVMHKGELMGLLYGGGSSGNPKSGDMVKREDTYPLTRHQAQLLLFVSPSSKRLELLCNPQLFSAICVLSQDDLVVVKHKKGHQPGLVRNLMLIGKKENQGDLLMLGFEVEFVQDSDQTVSPKKPAPLPLFSAADIIQVVPAHSVGIGPCWKDSYSEGLNRKAVSRINSMPNMGSRERQVRGINHLDQNVTQTPTQSPSHHPFEVGSIVEVTSNTGITVYGVIRWMGVLSENKNDWAGIELDYEVNNCSDGTYGGQQYFTCKEGRALFVPLTKCSPDGRFLCPPSEKETLKATDIPPVIPLEETDENVPPIPESEALSLLVGKMKGIQGHYNSCYLDATLFSLFSSSMTLDSVCHKPAGTEKSISRSLKKDIVNRLRRQGFVPAESVMNFRKQLGCDTFVTEEKDPEEFITILLQRVLCMKSLLKLRSNNNTSQDAYTFQIILDKEQVTQTPTVQQLLDISLLSCGLKFEEIPSCLMVHMPRFGKKYKMFPHIIPSTEFDITDLLYNSPRECFLCGRLAEYECPQCLQDRKLQPGRIKQYCTTCKTQVHTHPSRQSHCPRALAVPAEVPADAPVPRHKMQLFAVLCIHTSHYVSFVKYGPGPRSWLFFDSMADRCGDDQSGYNIPEIRACPEVGDFLSQSEEELARADPSKAGEPVRRLLSDSYMYLYQSASMALYR, from the exons ATGGAATTTAAAGGAGATGGGAAGGACAAGTTCTTCATAGTGACACGGGGGAAGGCGAGAAAAGGCTTCTCCAGAGGATGTATCGGCCGTGTGGAAGCAGTGATGCATAAGGGAGAGCTGATGGGACTGTTGTACGGAGGTGGCAGCAGTGGGAATCCTAAGAGCGGGGACATGGTGAAGAGGGAGGACACGTACCCCCTCACCCGACACCAGGCCCAGCTGCTGCTCTTCGTGTCCCCCTCCAGCAAACGCCTAGAGCTCCTGTGTAACCCCCAGCTCTTTTCAGCCATCTGTGTACTGTCTCAGGATGACTTGGTAGTGGTTAAGCACAAGAAAGGTCACCAGCCAGGCCTGGTTCGGAACCTGATGCTGATTGGTAAGAAGGAGAACCAAGGGGACCTGCTGATGCtgggctttgaggttgagtttgtG CAGGACTCTGATCAAACCGTGTCCCCTAAGAAGCCAGCCCCTCTCCCCCTGTTCAGTGCAGCAGACATTATCCAGGTTGTCCCAGCGCACTCTGTAGGCATTGGCCCTTGCTGGAAAGACAGTTATTCAGAGG GTCTAAACAGAAAGGCGGTGTCGCGTATCAACTCCATGCCTAATATGGGATCTCGTGAACGACAAGTGAGAGGTATAAACCATTTAGACCAGAATGTCACCCAAACCCCAACCCAAAGCCCGTCCCACCACCCTTTTGAGGTGGGATCCATTGTGGAGGTAACATCCAACACTGGGATAACTGTATACGGGGTGATCCGTTGGATGGGCGTCCTTTCAGAAAATAAAAACGACTGGGCCGGAATTGAGCTG GATTATGAGGTGAATAATTGCTCAGACGGGACGTATGGAGGCCAGCAGTATTTCACTTGTAAAGAGGGCAGGGCCTTGTTTGTGCCCCTCACAAAGTGCAGTCCAGATGGAAGGTTCTTATGTCCCCCATCTGAAAAGGAGACCCTCAAAGCAACAGATATCCCCCCAG TCATTCCATTGGAGGAAACAGACGAGAACGTCCCCCCTATCCCTGAGTCGGAAGCCCTGTCTTTGCTCGTGGGCAAGATGAAGGGGATCCAGGGGCACTATAACTCCTGCTACCTCGACGCCACTCTCTTCAG TCTGTTCAGCTCGTCGATGACCCTGGACAGTGTTTGCCACAAACCAGCTGGCACAGAAAAGAGCATATCTCGCTCTCTGAAGAAAGACATTGTCAACCGTTTGCGCAG ACAAGGTTTTGTGCCTGCTGAGAGCGTAATGAACTTCCGCAAGCAGCTCGGATGTGACACCTTTGTAACAGAAGAGAAAG ACCCTGAAGAGTTCATCACAATCCTTCTACAGCGGGTGCTTTGCATGAAGTCATTGCTTAAACTCAG GTCGAATAACAACACATCTCAGGATGCCTACACATTCCAGATTATTCTGGATAAGGAGCAGGTGACACAGACTCCCACTGTCCAGCAACTCCTGGATATCTCCTTGCTGTCTTGTGGCCTCAAGTTTGAGGAG ATCCCATCCTGCCTCATGGTCCACATGCCAAGGTTTGGGAAGAAGTACAAGATGTTCCCCCACATTATCCCCTCAACAGAATTTGACATCACAGATCTTCTATACAACT CCCCCCGAGAATGCTTCCTCTGTGGGCGTCTGGCAGAGTACGAGTGCCCCCAGTGCCTACAAGACCGCAAGCTCCAGCCAGGAAGAATCAAACAGTATTGCACTACCTGCAAGACACAG GTGCACACTCATCCCTCTCGGCAGAGCCACTGCCCTAGAGCCCTGGCAGTGCCAGCGGAGGTGCCAGCAGATGCCCCTGTACCTAGGCACAAAATGCAGTTGTTCGCTGTGCTCTGTATCCACACCAGCCACTATGTGTCCTTTGTGAAGTATGGCCCTGGCCCTCGCTCCTGGCTCTTCTTCGACAGCATGGCAGACAGATGTG GTGATGACCAGAGTGGCTACAACATTCCAGAGATCAGGGCTTGTCCTGAGGTGGGTGACTTCCTGTCTCAGTCAGAGGAGGAGCTAGCACGGGCTGACCCCTCCAAGGCTGGAGAGCCTGTCCGCAGGCTGCTGAGTGACTCCTACATGTATTTGTATCAGAGTGCCTCCATGGCACTCTACAGATAA
- the LOC115150833 gene encoding ubiquitin carboxyl-terminal hydrolase CYLD isoform X3 encodes MEFKGDGKDKFFIVTRGKARKGFSRGCIGRVEAVMHKGELMGLLYGGGSSGNPKSGDMVKREDTYPLTRHQAQLLLFVSPSSKRLELLCNPQLFSAICVLSQDDLVVVKHKKGHQPGLVRNLMLIGKKENQGDLLMLGFEVEFVQDSDQTVSPKKPAPLPLFSAADIIQVVPAHSVGIGPCWKDSYSEGLNRKAVSRINSMPNMGSRERQVRGINHLDQNVTQTPTQSPSHHPFEVGSIVEVTSNTGITVYGVIRWMGVLSENKNDWAGIELDYEVNNCSDGTYGGQQYFTCKEGRALFVPLTKCSPDGRFLCPPSEKETLKATDIPPVIPLEETDENVPPIPESEALSLLVGKMKGIQGHYNSCYLDATLFSLFSSSMTLDSVCHKPAGTEKSISRSLKKDIVNRLRRQGFVPAESVMNFRKQLGCDTFVTEEKDPEEFITILLQRVLCMKSLLKLRSNNNTSQDAYTFQIILDKEQVTQTPTVQQLLDISLLSCGLKFEEIPSCLMVHMPRFGKKYKMFPHIIPSTEFDITDLLYNSPRECFLCGRLAEYECPQCLQDRKLQPGRIKQYCTTCKTQVHTHPSRQSHCPRALAVPAEVPADAPVPRHKMQLFAVLCIHTSHYVSFVKYGPGPRSWLFFDSMADRCDF; translated from the exons ATGGAATTTAAAGGAGATGGGAAGGACAAGTTCTTCATAGTGACACGGGGGAAGGCGAGAAAAGGCTTCTCCAGAGGATGTATCGGCCGTGTGGAAGCAGTGATGCATAAGGGAGAGCTGATGGGACTGTTGTACGGAGGTGGCAGCAGTGGGAATCCTAAGAGCGGGGACATGGTGAAGAGGGAGGACACGTACCCCCTCACCCGACACCAGGCCCAGCTGCTGCTCTTCGTGTCCCCCTCCAGCAAACGCCTAGAGCTCCTGTGTAACCCCCAGCTCTTTTCAGCCATCTGTGTACTGTCTCAGGATGACTTGGTAGTGGTTAAGCACAAGAAAGGTCACCAGCCAGGCCTGGTTCGGAACCTGATGCTGATTGGTAAGAAGGAGAACCAAGGGGACCTGCTGATGCtgggctttgaggttgagtttgtG CAGGACTCTGATCAAACCGTGTCCCCTAAGAAGCCAGCCCCTCTCCCCCTGTTCAGTGCAGCAGACATTATCCAGGTTGTCCCAGCGCACTCTGTAGGCATTGGCCCTTGCTGGAAAGACAGTTATTCAGAGG GTCTAAACAGAAAGGCGGTGTCGCGTATCAACTCCATGCCTAATATGGGATCTCGTGAACGACAAGTGAGAGGTATAAACCATTTAGACCAGAATGTCACCCAAACCCCAACCCAAAGCCCGTCCCACCACCCTTTTGAGGTGGGATCCATTGTGGAGGTAACATCCAACACTGGGATAACTGTATACGGGGTGATCCGTTGGATGGGCGTCCTTTCAGAAAATAAAAACGACTGGGCCGGAATTGAGCTG GATTATGAGGTGAATAATTGCTCAGACGGGACGTATGGAGGCCAGCAGTATTTCACTTGTAAAGAGGGCAGGGCCTTGTTTGTGCCCCTCACAAAGTGCAGTCCAGATGGAAGGTTCTTATGTCCCCCATCTGAAAAGGAGACCCTCAAAGCAACAGATATCCCCCCAG TCATTCCATTGGAGGAAACAGACGAGAACGTCCCCCCTATCCCTGAGTCGGAAGCCCTGTCTTTGCTCGTGGGCAAGATGAAGGGGATCCAGGGGCACTATAACTCCTGCTACCTCGACGCCACTCTCTTCAG TCTGTTCAGCTCGTCGATGACCCTGGACAGTGTTTGCCACAAACCAGCTGGCACAGAAAAGAGCATATCTCGCTCTCTGAAGAAAGACATTGTCAACCGTTTGCGCAG ACAAGGTTTTGTGCCTGCTGAGAGCGTAATGAACTTCCGCAAGCAGCTCGGATGTGACACCTTTGTAACAGAAGAGAAAG ACCCTGAAGAGTTCATCACAATCCTTCTACAGCGGGTGCTTTGCATGAAGTCATTGCTTAAACTCAG GTCGAATAACAACACATCTCAGGATGCCTACACATTCCAGATTATTCTGGATAAGGAGCAGGTGACACAGACTCCCACTGTCCAGCAACTCCTGGATATCTCCTTGCTGTCTTGTGGCCTCAAGTTTGAGGAG ATCCCATCCTGCCTCATGGTCCACATGCCAAGGTTTGGGAAGAAGTACAAGATGTTCCCCCACATTATCCCCTCAACAGAATTTGACATCACAGATCTTCTATACAACT CCCCCCGAGAATGCTTCCTCTGTGGGCGTCTGGCAGAGTACGAGTGCCCCCAGTGCCTACAAGACCGCAAGCTCCAGCCAGGAAGAATCAAACAGTATTGCACTACCTGCAAGACACAG GTGCACACTCATCCCTCTCGGCAGAGCCACTGCCCTAGAGCCCTGGCAGTGCCAGCGGAGGTGCCAGCAGATGCCCCTGTACCTAGGCACAAAATGCAGTTGTTCGCTGTGCTCTGTATCCACACCAGCCACTATGTGTCCTTTGTGAAGTATGGCCCTGGCCCTCGCTCCTGGCTCTTCTTCGACAGCATGGCAGACAGATGTG ATTTCTAA